Proteins encoded within one genomic window of Brassica rapa cultivar Chiifu-401-42 chromosome A09, CAAS_Brap_v3.01, whole genome shotgun sequence:
- the LOC103841207 gene encoding protein LITTLE ZIPPER 3, with protein MERLNSKLYVENCYIMKENERLRKKAELLNQENQQLLFQLKQRLSETKNPNGSNNDNDICSSSSASGKS; from the coding sequence ATGGAGAGGCTGAACTCGAAGCTGTATGTGGAGAACTGTTACATAATGAAAGAAAACGAGAGGCTAAGGAAGAAAGCTGAGCTTCTGAATCAAGAGAATCAACAACTTTTGTTTCAGCTCAAACAGAGACTCTCCGAAACTAAGAACCCTAATGGTTCAAACAATGACAACGATATCTGTTCATCAAGCTCTGCTTCTGGAAAATCCTGA